A genomic window from Thioalkalivibrio sp. ALJ12 includes:
- a CDS encoding MBL fold metallo-hydrolase, giving the protein MDRQLKGRWTVWPVLAVVLMGLALLAQAEEEKEEPRDRPIEKVLEPIQLTDRVWYFYGSLENRTPENLGFTNNTGFVVTDDGVVLIDSGPSYKVAERMARAIAEVTDQPITHVISVGSQDHRWLGNSYFHEQGAELVALQRTASTQAERGEGQIESLANTVGEEAMEGTEPVPAPNPIDADEHTLTVGGVDFELIYAGDAHFPGDIMVHLPGEDVVFTGDIVYTERMLGIHPWSNPVEKLEAFRHLESIDPEIVVPGHGRATDMAEARQDTGDYLELLVREVGAGIEDWESLDEVVERLSDLEEFKHLRHYDDWHRPNVNRTYLFIEENM; this is encoded by the coding sequence ATGGATAGGCAATTGAAAGGGCGCTGGACCGTATGGCCAGTGCTAGCCGTTGTGCTGATGGGCCTGGCCCTGTTGGCCCAGGCCGAGGAAGAGAAAGAAGAGCCGCGCGATCGCCCCATCGAGAAGGTACTGGAGCCGATCCAGCTGACGGATCGCGTCTGGTACTTCTACGGTTCGCTGGAGAACCGCACGCCGGAGAATCTCGGCTTCACCAATAACACGGGCTTCGTCGTCACTGACGACGGCGTCGTGCTGATCGATTCGGGGCCGAGCTACAAGGTCGCCGAACGCATGGCCAGGGCGATCGCCGAGGTCACGGATCAGCCGATCACGCATGTGATCTCGGTGGGTTCGCAGGATCACCGCTGGCTGGGCAACAGCTACTTCCACGAGCAGGGTGCGGAACTGGTCGCCCTGCAGCGCACTGCGTCCACGCAGGCCGAACGCGGCGAGGGGCAGATCGAGTCCCTGGCGAATACCGTGGGAGAAGAGGCCATGGAAGGGACCGAGCCAGTCCCGGCCCCGAATCCGATTGACGCGGACGAACACACCCTGACGGTCGGCGGGGTGGACTTCGAACTGATCTATGCCGGGGACGCCCACTTCCCGGGCGATATCATGGTCCACCTGCCGGGCGAGGATGTCGTGTTCACCGGCGACATCGTCTACACCGAACGCATGTTGGGCATCCATCCCTGGAGTAACCCGGTGGAGAAGCTGGAGGCCTTCCGGCACCTGGAGTCCATCGATCCCGAGATCGTTGTACCGGGTCATGGCCGCGCGACGGACATGGCCGAGGCGCGCCAGGACACGGGTGACTACCTGGAACTGCTGGTGCGCGAGGTCGGAGCAGGTATCGAGGACTGGGAGTCCCTGGACGAGGTGGTGGAACGCCTGTCCGATCTCGAAGAGTTCAAGCACCTGCGCCACTACGACGACTGGCATCGACCCAACGTGAACCGGACCTATCTGTTCATCGAAGAGAACATGTAA
- the thrS gene encoding threonine--tRNA ligase has product MPAVTLPDGSRREFDHPVTVLDVAKDIGPGLAKATLAGKVNGQLVDARHEIDADAELAIVTDRDPEGVEIIRHSTAHLMAQAVKQLFPEAQVTIGPTIENGFYYDFAYDRGFTPEDLEKIEKRMKELAKQDLPVERSLMDRDEAVKYFRDMGEEYKAEIIASIPQGENISLYKQGDFVDLCRGPHIPSTGKLKAFKLTKVAGAYWRGDSDNEMLQRIYGTAWANKDQLKEYLERLKEAERRDHRKIGQELDLFSIQDEAGGGLVFWHPKGARIRREIEKYWYDMHEKAGYDFVVSPHIANLELWKTSGHADFYAESMYEPMEDEHQAFQLKPMNCPFHVLMYKDRLHSYRDLPLRWAEMGTVYRREMSGALHGLMRVRGFTQDDAHIFCREDQIEAEVMAVIDLTLEVLQTFGFEKFDVNLSTKPEDAVGSDEIWEHATASLRSAIEKKGLEYSVDEGGGAFYGPKIDIKIHDAIGREWQCSTVQLDFNLPERFDMEYVAEDNERRRPIMIHRALLGSVERFFGVLIEHYAGHFPTWLAPVQAEVLTITERQDDYAREVTKTLRDKGFRVESDLRNEKIGFKIREHTLKRVPYLLVLGDKEMENGQVAVRTRSGEDLGVMSVEAFGERLREEVASRQH; this is encoded by the coding sequence ATGCCCGCAGTAACCCTCCCCGACGGCAGCCGCCGCGAGTTCGATCATCCAGTCACCGTGCTGGATGTGGCCAAGGACATCGGTCCGGGCCTCGCCAAGGCGACCCTGGCCGGCAAGGTGAACGGCCAGCTGGTCGATGCCCGCCACGAGATCGACGCCGACGCCGAACTCGCGATCGTGACCGACCGCGACCCGGAGGGGGTGGAGATCATCCGGCATTCGACCGCGCACCTGATGGCGCAGGCGGTCAAGCAGCTCTTTCCCGAGGCCCAGGTCACCATCGGCCCGACCATCGAGAACGGCTTCTACTACGACTTCGCCTACGACCGCGGCTTCACGCCGGAGGATCTGGAGAAGATCGAGAAGCGCATGAAGGAACTGGCGAAGCAGGACCTGCCGGTGGAGCGCTCGCTGATGGATCGCGACGAGGCGGTGAAGTACTTCCGCGACATGGGAGAAGAGTACAAGGCCGAAATCATCGCCTCCATCCCGCAGGGCGAGAACATCTCGCTGTACAAGCAGGGCGACTTTGTCGATCTCTGTCGCGGCCCGCATATCCCGTCAACCGGCAAGCTGAAGGCCTTCAAACTGACCAAGGTGGCCGGTGCCTACTGGCGCGGCGACTCCGACAACGAGATGCTGCAGCGTATCTACGGGACCGCCTGGGCGAACAAGGACCAGCTGAAGGAATACCTGGAACGCCTGAAGGAGGCCGAGCGCCGCGATCACCGCAAGATCGGTCAGGAGCTGGACCTGTTCTCGATCCAGGACGAGGCCGGCGGCGGCCTGGTGTTCTGGCACCCGAAGGGCGCGCGCATCCGCCGCGAGATCGAGAAGTACTGGTACGACATGCACGAGAAGGCGGGTTACGACTTCGTCGTGTCGCCGCACATCGCGAACCTGGAGCTGTGGAAGACCTCCGGCCACGCGGACTTCTACGCCGAGTCCATGTACGAGCCGATGGAGGACGAGCACCAGGCCTTCCAGCTCAAGCCGATGAACTGCCCGTTCCACGTGCTGATGTACAAGGACCGGCTGCATTCCTACCGCGATCTGCCGCTGCGCTGGGCGGAGATGGGCACGGTCTACCGTCGCGAGATGTCCGGCGCGCTGCACGGGCTGATGCGTGTGCGCGGCTTCACCCAGGACGACGCCCATATCTTCTGCCGCGAGGACCAGATCGAGGCCGAGGTGATGGCGGTGATCGACCTGACGCTGGAGGTCCTGCAGACCTTCGGGTTCGAGAAGTTCGATGTGAACCTCTCGACCAAACCGGAAGATGCGGTCGGCTCCGACGAGATCTGGGAGCACGCGACCGCGTCGTTGCGCTCGGCGATCGAGAAGAAGGGGCTGGAATACTCGGTGGACGAGGGCGGTGGCGCCTTCTACGGGCCGAAAATCGACATCAAGATCCACGACGCGATCGGCCGCGAATGGCAGTGCTCCACGGTGCAGCTGGACTTCAACCTGCCCGAGCGCTTCGACATGGAATACGTGGCCGAAGACAACGAGCGTCGGCGCCCGATCATGATCCACCGCGCGCTGCTGGGCTCGGTGGAACGCTTCTTCGGCGTGCTGATCGAGCACTACGCCGGGCACTTCCCGACCTGGCTGGCCCCGGTGCAGGCCGAGGTGCTGACCATCACCGAACGCCAGGACGACTATGCCCGCGAGGTCACCAAGACGCTACGGGACAAGGGATTCCGGGTCGAGTCCGACTTGAGAAACGAGAAGATCGGCTTTAAGATTCGCGAGCACACGCTCAAGCGCGTGCCGTACCTGCTGGTCCTTGGAGACAAGGAAATGGAAAACGGGCAGGTCGCGGTGCGTACACGAAGCGGAGAAGACCTGGGCGTAATGAGCGTCGAGGCCTTCGGCGAGCGCCTCCGGGAGGAGGTCGCCAGTCGCCAACACTGA
- the infC gene encoding translation initiation factor IF-3 translates to MGEKAISAAKTVRLNDQITCPQIRLIDAEGENRGVCSTAEALEMAQESGLDLVEISPNAEPPVARIMDYGKFKFEQAKKAQEAKKKQKQIQIKEVKFRPGTDEGDYNVKIRNLRRFIEGGDKGKVTIRFRGREMRHQELGGELLDKIEQDMSDIAVVEQRPKMEGRQMIMVLTGKKK, encoded by the coding sequence ATTGGAGAGAAGGCTATTAGCGCAGCGAAAACGGTCCGCCTGAACGATCAGATCACGTGCCCGCAAATCCGACTGATCGACGCCGAGGGCGAGAATCGCGGCGTCTGCAGTACTGCAGAGGCCCTGGAAATGGCCCAGGAGAGCGGTCTGGACCTGGTCGAGATCTCACCGAATGCAGAACCGCCCGTAGCCCGGATCATGGACTACGGCAAGTTCAAGTTCGAGCAGGCGAAGAAGGCGCAGGAAGCCAAGAAGAAGCAGAAACAGATCCAGATCAAGGAAGTGAAGTTCCGTCCGGGTACGGACGAGGGCGACTACAACGTCAAGATTCGCAACCTGCGCCGCTTCATCGAGGGCGGCGACAAGGGCAAGGTGACCATCCGCTTCCGCGGTCGCGAAATGCGCCACCAGGAGCTGGGTGGCGAGCTGCTGGACAAGATCGAGCAGGACATGTCCGATATCGCGGTCGTCGAGCAGCGGCCGAAGATGGAAGGACGCCAGATGATCATGGTGCTGACCGGCAAGAAGAAGTAG
- the rpmI gene encoding 50S ribosomal protein L35 — protein MPKIKTNRGAAKRFARTGSGKFKRFQSHRSHILTKKSTKRKRQLRSPAMVHEADVAAVRKMLPYR, from the coding sequence ATGCCAAAGATCAAGACCAATCGGGGTGCGGCCAAGCGCTTCGCCCGTACCGGGTCTGGGAAGTTCAAGCGGTTCCAGTCGCACCGCAGCCACATCCTGACCAAGAAATCCACCAAGCGTAAGCGTCAACTGCGCAGTCCGGCCATGGTGCACGAGGCGGATGTCGCCGCCGTGCGCAAAATGCTGCCGTACCGTTGA
- the rplT gene encoding 50S ribosomal protein L20, with product MPRVKRGVTAHARHKKVLKQAKGYYGARKNVFRVANQAVIKAGQYAYRDRRQKKRQFRSLWIVRINAAARQFDLSYSRLMAGLKKAEIEIDRKSLADLAVHDLTAFGKIAEQAKAALPA from the coding sequence ATGCCACGAGTCAAGCGCGGTGTAACCGCTCACGCCCGTCACAAGAAGGTCCTCAAACAGGCCAAGGGCTACTACGGCGCCCGGAAGAACGTCTTCCGCGTTGCCAACCAGGCCGTCATCAAGGCCGGCCAGTATGCCTACCGTGACCGTCGCCAGAAAAAGCGCCAGTTCCGGTCGCTGTGGATCGTCCGCATCAATGCGGCGGCCCGTCAGTTCGATCTCTCCTACAGCCGCCTGATGGCGGGTCTGAAGAAGGCCGAGATCGAGATCGACCGCAAGAGCCTGGCCGATCTGGCCGTGCACGACCTGACCGCCTTCGGCAAGATCGCCGAACAGGCCAAGGCTGCACTGCCGGCCTGA
- the pheS gene encoding phenylalanine--tRNA ligase subunit alpha, with the protein MEQLQQLVAEARDRIEAATDLKALDDVRVQYLGKKGSITAQLKELGKLPAEERPAAGQKVNEAKTEVAGLIEARKQALADSALAEQLASEQVDVTLPGRRLPEGSLHPITHTLERIEAFFAGLGFRVAEGPEVEDDFHNFEALNIPEHHPARAMHDTFYFDAHRVLRTHTSPVQIRTMEQQKPPLRVIAPGRVYRCDSDLTHSPMFHQVEGLCVDEDITFADLRGVLSAFLQSFFDRDDLATRFRPSYFPFTEPSAEVDIQCVHCGGDGCRVCSHTGWLEVMGCGMVHPNVLGHVGIDPEQYTGFAFGLGVERMAMLRHGVNDLRLFFDNDIRFIRQFGRTG; encoded by the coding sequence GTGGAGCAACTGCAACAGCTCGTCGCCGAGGCCCGCGACCGCATCGAGGCGGCCACTGACCTGAAGGCGCTGGATGATGTCCGGGTGCAGTACCTGGGCAAGAAGGGCTCGATTACCGCTCAGCTGAAGGAGCTCGGCAAGCTGCCGGCGGAGGAGCGTCCGGCCGCCGGCCAGAAGGTCAACGAGGCCAAGACCGAGGTCGCCGGCCTGATCGAGGCCCGCAAGCAGGCCCTGGCGGACAGCGCCCTGGCCGAGCAGCTGGCCAGCGAGCAGGTGGATGTGACCCTGCCAGGGCGCCGCCTGCCCGAGGGCTCGCTGCACCCGATCACCCACACCCTGGAGCGCATCGAGGCATTCTTCGCCGGGCTGGGGTTCCGCGTGGCCGAAGGGCCCGAGGTCGAGGACGACTTCCACAACTTCGAGGCGCTGAACATCCCCGAACATCACCCCGCGCGGGCGATGCACGACACGTTCTACTTCGACGCCCACCGCGTCCTGCGCACCCATACCTCTCCGGTTCAGATCCGGACCATGGAACAGCAGAAGCCGCCGCTGCGCGTCATTGCGCCGGGGCGGGTCTATCGCTGCGACTCCGATCTGACGCACAGCCCGATGTTTCACCAGGTGGAGGGGCTCTGCGTGGACGAGGACATTACCTTCGCGGATCTGCGTGGGGTCTTGAGCGCGTTCCTGCAGAGCTTCTTCGACCGCGACGACCTGGCCACGCGCTTTCGTCCGTCGTATTTCCCGTTCACCGAGCCCTCGGCCGAGGTCGATATCCAGTGCGTGCACTGCGGTGGCGATGGCTGCCGGGTTTGCAGTCATACCGGCTGGCTGGAGGTGATGGGCTGCGGCATGGTGCATCCGAACGTGCTGGGCCATGTGGGCATCGACCCGGAACAGTACACCGGCTTTGCCTTCGGCCTCGGGGTCGAGCGGATGGCGATGCTGCGCCACGGCGTGAATGACCTGCGCCTGTTCTTCGACAACGACATCCGATTCATTCGCCAATTCGGACGGACCGGCTAA
- the pheT gene encoding phenylalanine--tRNA ligase subunit beta, with amino-acid sequence MRISIQWLRDWLQIDETPEELGHRLTMAGLELDAIEAAAPAFSGVRVGRVAKVEPHPDADRLRVCQVDVGEAEPLTIVCGAPNVHEGMVAPVAVVGAVLPDNFKIKKSKLRGVASAGMLCSARELGLAEDAEGLLALPADLKIGADLRAALGLDDHILEVDLTPNRADCLGMRGIARECSALLDRPLNENVAEPAGAELDARVAIRVEDTEACPLYAARVLDGLDARASTPLWMTERLRRAGVRPLSAIVDVTNYVMLELGQPLHAFDAGRLGDTIEVRWARSGEALTLLGGDQKVELAEQDLVIASATTAVALAGIMGGADSAVDDDTTRVVLECAHFAPLALAGRARAHGLHTDASHRFERGVDPTLVERAMERATRLLMEICGGQCGPVERVGELPSSHFAQAIRLRRPRIERLLGTTFADEEVERILGALGCQVASSDDGWQVRAPRARFDMEREEDLIEELARVHGYDRLPQRLPSPVAPAERPPALRGLRDQLASQGFHEVISFSFIDAEASRAFYPTVEPLALANPISSDLAVMRPGLWPGLVATAAYNQARQQPDLRLFEHGLRFVPDASGLRQEPRLAGLLGGRAQPEHWETASRRIDFFDAKGVVEALCASVEAPLGFRSEKHPALHDGQSARILAGDRPIGWVGRLHPALCKRFDVEPVYLFDLDAWVILHAPVAQFAPLSPYPSIRRDLALVVQETVPAGDVLNAIEELGLELVQDVRLFDVYQGKGLNPDEKSLALGLILRAFDRTLGEQDVASVTDKVVEHLHARFQATLRQ; translated from the coding sequence ATGCGCATCAGTATTCAGTGGCTGCGGGACTGGCTGCAGATCGACGAGACCCCCGAGGAGCTGGGCCACCGCCTGACCATGGCGGGGCTGGAGCTGGACGCGATCGAGGCGGCGGCACCCGCGTTCAGTGGTGTGCGCGTGGGCCGGGTGGCGAAGGTGGAGCCGCATCCGGATGCCGATCGCCTGCGTGTCTGCCAGGTCGATGTTGGGGAGGCCGAACCGCTGACCATCGTCTGCGGCGCGCCCAATGTGCACGAGGGCATGGTGGCGCCGGTCGCCGTGGTTGGCGCGGTGCTGCCCGACAACTTCAAGATCAAGAAGTCCAAGCTGCGAGGCGTCGCCTCCGCGGGCATGCTGTGTTCGGCACGCGAACTGGGCCTTGCGGAGGACGCCGAGGGCCTGCTCGCACTGCCCGCGGACCTCAAGATCGGCGCGGATCTGCGCGCGGCACTGGGCCTGGATGATCACATCCTGGAGGTGGACCTGACCCCGAACCGCGCCGACTGTCTCGGGATGCGGGGGATTGCCCGTGAATGCTCGGCGCTGCTCGATCGGCCGCTGAACGAGAACGTGGCCGAGCCGGCCGGGGCGGAACTGGACGCACGTGTTGCGATCCGGGTCGAGGATACCGAGGCCTGCCCGCTGTACGCGGCGCGCGTGCTCGACGGTCTGGATGCGCGTGCGTCCACGCCTTTGTGGATGACCGAGCGCCTGCGGCGGGCCGGGGTGCGTCCGCTCAGCGCAATCGTGGATGTCACGAACTACGTGATGCTGGAACTCGGGCAGCCCCTGCATGCGTTCGACGCGGGCCGTCTGGGTGACACCATCGAGGTGCGCTGGGCGCGCTCCGGCGAGGCGCTGACCCTGCTGGGCGGGGACCAGAAAGTCGAGCTCGCCGAGCAGGACCTGGTAATCGCCTCCGCCACCACTGCGGTGGCGCTGGCGGGGATCATGGGCGGCGCCGACAGCGCCGTGGATGACGACACGACGCGGGTGGTGCTCGAGTGTGCCCACTTTGCCCCGCTGGCGCTGGCCGGGCGCGCGCGGGCCCATGGCCTGCACACCGATGCCTCGCATCGCTTTGAACGTGGTGTGGATCCGACCCTGGTCGAGCGGGCCATGGAGCGTGCTACGCGTCTGTTGATGGAGATCTGTGGCGGGCAGTGCGGGCCGGTGGAGCGTGTCGGCGAGCTGCCGTCGTCTCATTTCGCCCAAGCGATTCGACTGCGCCGGCCCCGCATCGAACGGCTGCTGGGGACGACGTTCGCGGATGAAGAGGTCGAGCGCATCCTGGGCGCCCTGGGTTGCCAGGTCGCTTCCTCGGATGACGGCTGGCAAGTCCGGGCCCCGCGTGCCCGCTTCGACATGGAACGCGAGGAAGACCTGATCGAGGAACTGGCCCGGGTGCATGGCTACGACCGGCTGCCGCAGCGTCTGCCGTCCCCGGTGGCGCCGGCCGAGAGGCCGCCGGCCTTGCGTGGTCTGCGCGATCAGCTGGCGAGCCAGGGGTTTCACGAGGTCATCAGCTTCAGCTTTATCGATGCCGAGGCCTCGCGGGCCTTCTATCCCACGGTGGAGCCGCTGGCACTGGCCAACCCGATCTCCAGCGACCTGGCGGTGATGCGCCCCGGCCTGTGGCCCGGTCTGGTCGCAACGGCGGCCTATAACCAGGCGCGCCAGCAGCCGGATCTGCGGCTTTTCGAGCATGGCCTGCGTTTTGTGCCGGATGCCTCCGGCCTGCGCCAGGAGCCGCGTCTCGCGGGCCTGCTGGGCGGACGGGCGCAGCCGGAGCACTGGGAGACCGCGTCGCGCCGCATCGATTTCTTTGATGCCAAGGGTGTCGTCGAGGCGCTTTGCGCCTCCGTGGAAGCGCCGCTGGGCTTTCGATCGGAGAAACATCCTGCGCTCCACGACGGGCAGTCCGCGCGGATTCTGGCAGGTGATCGTCCCATCGGCTGGGTCGGTCGCCTGCACCCGGCGCTTTGCAAGCGGTTCGATGTGGAGCCGGTGTATCTGTTCGATCTCGATGCCTGGGTGATCCTGCATGCACCGGTCGCGCAGTTCGCACCGCTGTCGCCATATCCGTCGATCCGGCGTGATCTGGCCCTGGTGGTGCAGGAGACCGTTCCGGCCGGTGATGTGCTGAACGCGATCGAAGAACTGGGGCTGGAGCTGGTGCAGGATGTCCGGCTGTTTGATGTCTACCAGGGCAAGGGCTTGAATCCGGACGAGAAGAGCCTCGCTTTGGGCTTGATTTTGCGGGCTTTTGATCGCACCCTAGGCGAACAGGACGTGGCAAGCGTCACCGACAAGGTCGTCGAGCATCTGCACGCTCGCTTCCAGGCAACCCTGAGGCAGTGA
- a CDS encoding integration host factor subunit alpha codes for MAAVTKADLAATLNEELGLNKREAKEFVEMFFEEMRQSLEEGEGVKLSGFGNFILRDKNQRPGRNPKTGEEIPVSARRVVTFRPGQKLRERVESYAGSE; via the coding sequence ATGGCAGCAGTGACGAAGGCGGATCTTGCCGCCACGCTGAACGAAGAACTGGGCCTGAACAAGCGCGAGGCCAAGGAATTCGTCGAGATGTTCTTCGAGGAGATGCGCCAGTCGCTGGAAGAGGGCGAGGGCGTGAAGCTCTCCGGCTTCGGCAACTTCATCCTTCGCGACAAGAACCAGCGGCCCGGGCGCAATCCGAAGACCGGCGAGGAAATCCCGGTCTCGGCGCGGCGCGTCGTCACCTTCCGCCCGGGGCAGAAGCTGCGCGAGAGGGTCGAAAGCTATGCTGGAAGCGAGTAA
- a CDS encoding MerR family transcriptional regulator has translation MLEASNHQELPAIPGKRYFTIGEVAELCQVKPHVLRYWEQEFPMLEPVKRRGNRRYYQRQDVILIRQIRALLYEEGYTINGARQKLSGDEAKGDRQQARQIIQDTISELESVLRVLRA, from the coding sequence ATGCTGGAAGCGAGTAACCACCAGGAACTGCCCGCGATCCCGGGCAAGCGCTACTTCACCATTGGCGAGGTCGCCGAGCTGTGTCAGGTGAAACCTCACGTGCTGCGCTACTGGGAACAGGAGTTCCCGATGCTCGAGCCGGTCAAGCGGCGGGGCAATCGGCGCTACTACCAGCGCCAGGACGTGATCCTGATCCGCCAGATTCGGGCCCTGCTGTACGAAGAGGGCTATACGATCAATGGCGCGCGACAGAAGCTGTCTGGCGACGAGGCCAAGGGTGATCGCCAGCAGGCACGCCAGATCATCCAGGATACGATCTCGGAGCTGGAATCGGTGTTGCGTGTATTGCGCGCCTGA
- a CDS encoding flagellar brake protein: MEETDYTVDKPERIAGILKDLDHKLTLVNVRLDDDGPLYNSALVRLDSGARELFLDELTPIEANRHAQEGTGMRVFASLRGVAVRFSTAVSRIEREDAGALYVCPYPETLEYLQRRETFRVHIPISERPRVELQYREWEEPGIGDLADLSAQGMCVEVPQDWVETIEIGTPMRFENLLLPEVGERLGGDLRLANRRRSPRDGYVYAGFQVTGMNQWLERQFNIALLHYQREARRRSME; encoded by the coding sequence ATGGAAGAGACCGACTACACCGTCGACAAGCCGGAGCGGATTGCCGGCATCCTCAAGGATCTGGATCACAAGCTCACCCTCGTCAACGTCCGCCTCGACGACGATGGCCCGCTGTACAACTCCGCGCTGGTTCGCCTTGATTCCGGTGCACGCGAGCTCTTCCTCGACGAACTCACGCCCATCGAAGCGAATCGCCACGCCCAGGAAGGCACTGGCATGCGGGTATTCGCCAGCCTGCGCGGGGTGGCCGTACGCTTCTCCACCGCCGTCTCGCGCATCGAACGCGAGGACGCCGGGGCCCTTTACGTCTGCCCCTATCCCGAGACCCTGGAATATCTCCAGCGACGCGAGACCTTTCGCGTCCATATCCCGATCAGCGAGCGCCCGCGCGTCGAATTGCAGTACCGCGAATGGGAAGAGCCCGGTATCGGGGACCTGGCCGATCTTTCGGCCCAGGGGATGTGCGTGGAGGTACCACAAGACTGGGTCGAAACAATCGAGATCGGGACCCCGATGCGTTTCGAGAACCTGCTACTGCCCGAAGTTGGCGAACGCCTGGGCGGCGACCTGCGTCTGGCCAATCGCCGTCGCAGCCCGCGCGACGGATACGTGTATGCCGGCTTCCAGGTCACCGGCATGAACCAGTGGCTGGAGCGGCAGTTCAACATCGCCCTGCTGCACTATCAGCGCGAGGCGCGCCGGCGTTCGATGGAGTAA
- a CDS encoding flagella synthesis protein FlgN, which produces MSPEQRHAFLRSLEASIRLSHQMEDILLQETRAVESRAAETLREVVAQKQTLLQELETESRRQRETIEAAGETYTPEGLARLFGRLEGGAELDDHWQALRRSVERCNTLNQGNARLIDRDRRRVEMSIQILRGEEPGPAPTYDPYGRTQSGSRTGRRITRA; this is translated from the coding sequence ATGTCGCCCGAACAACGCCACGCCTTCCTCCGCTCGCTGGAGGCCTCGATTCGGCTGAGCCACCAGATGGAGGACATCCTGCTGCAGGAGACCCGGGCGGTGGAATCACGGGCCGCCGAGACCCTGCGCGAAGTCGTGGCCCAGAAGCAGACGCTACTGCAGGAACTCGAAACCGAAAGCCGGCGACAGCGCGAGACGATCGAGGCCGCCGGCGAAACGTATACGCCCGAGGGACTTGCACGGCTGTTCGGTCGGCTCGAGGGAGGCGCCGAGCTGGACGACCACTGGCAGGCGCTACGCCGCTCGGTGGAGCGCTGCAATACCCTCAACCAGGGGAATGCCCGACTGATCGATCGCGACCGTCGTCGCGTGGAGATGTCCATCCAGATCCTGCGCGGCGAGGAACCCGGCCCGGCTCCCACCTACGACCCCTACGGCCGCACCCAGTCCGGCAGCCGTACCGGTCGGCGCATCACCCGCGCATGA
- the flgM gene encoding flagellar biosynthesis anti-sigma factor FlgM — MDIKGPNSPGLRPDGNSSSVKGRDETSRPDAGAQGNASSPVRQDDSVTLTGAAQAMNAASGAASNAPFDEARVAELREAISNGQYPVDNEQLADRMIELESLLR; from the coding sequence ATGGATATCAAAGGCCCGAACTCCCCCGGCCTGCGCCCGGATGGCAACAGCTCGAGCGTGAAGGGCCGCGATGAGACCTCTCGCCCCGACGCAGGCGCCCAGGGCAATGCATCCTCACCCGTACGTCAGGATGACTCTGTCACCCTGACCGGCGCGGCGCAGGCAATGAACGCCGCCTCCGGGGCCGCCAGCAACGCCCCGTTCGACGAGGCGCGAGTCGCCGAGCTGCGCGAGGCCATCTCCAACGGTCAGTACCCGGTAGACAACGAACAGCTAGCCGATCGCATGATCGAGCTGGAAAGCCTGTTGCGCTAA
- the flgA gene encoding flagellar basal body P-ring formation chaperone FlgA: MNQSARKPSIRSWWLSAAMGVVLALVSIAAQAEIEAVENIRLAAERFIQEELNLTPGDEAVEIQIGRLDNRLRLARCSEALETRFPPGGRRDGNTAVQVQCETPVSWSIYVPVTVERYAEVLVASRSLRRQHTILPGDLRTKRIQTSRHAGSYFENKGELVGLQTRRNIRPGQILGQQHVTQREVVSRGQRVTILAENGSVVIRMQGEALENGILGDRIRVKNTSSGRVVEGEVLESGHVRVAL; the protein is encoded by the coding sequence ATGAACCAGTCAGCACGCAAACCTTCCATTCGCTCCTGGTGGCTTTCGGCCGCCATGGGCGTCGTTCTGGCCCTGGTCTCCATTGCGGCACAGGCCGAGATCGAGGCAGTGGAAAACATCCGCCTGGCGGCGGAGCGCTTCATCCAGGAGGAGTTGAACCTCACACCAGGCGACGAAGCGGTAGAGATTCAGATCGGCCGGCTGGACAACCGCCTGCGCCTGGCCCGATGCAGCGAGGCACTGGAGACCCGGTTCCCGCCCGGCGGGCGACGCGATGGCAATACGGCGGTACAGGTTCAGTGCGAGACCCCCGTCAGCTGGTCGATCTATGTGCCAGTCACGGTCGAGCGCTACGCCGAGGTGCTGGTCGCCAGCCGCAGCCTGCGACGCCAGCACACGATCCTCCCCGGCGATCTGCGCACCAAGCGAATTCAGACCTCTCGCCATGCGGGGAGCTATTTCGAGAACAAGGGCGAACTGGTGGGGCTGCAGACCCGGCGCAACATCCGGCCCGGTCAGATCCTGGGCCAGCAGCACGTCACCCAGCGCGAGGTGGTCAGCCGCGGCCAGCGCGTCACCATCCTGGCCGAGAACGGCTCGGTGGTGATCCGCATGCAGGGCGAGGCGCTGGAGAATGGCATCCTGGGCGATCGCATCCGCGTGAAGAACACCTCGTCCGGACGCGTCGTGGAAGGCGAGGTGCTCGAGTCCGGACATGTACGCGTTGCCCTGTAG